A window of Massilia sp. NR 4-1 genomic DNA:
TTCCACCCATTCCCAGGCCGCTTCCAATTCGTCGCCGCGCATGAACAGGGTGAGCTGGCCGCGCAGCACGTCGAGCAGCAGGCGCTCGTAAGCATCCATGCGCGGCATCTTGAAGGTTTCGCGGAAGTCCAGTTCCAGCTCGGCCGGTTTCAGGCGCATGCCTTCGCCCGGCGTCTTGGCCATCAGGTTCATGCGCAGGCCTTCGTCGGGCTGCAGGCGGATCACCAGGGAATTGGGCTGGAAGCTCGACGTCGGCTGGTTGAAGATCGAGTGCGGAATCTGCTTGAAGCGCACCACGATCTCGGCCAGCGAGTCGGCCATGCGCTTGCCGGTGCGCAGATAGAAGGGCACGCCGGCCCAGCGCCAGGTGTCGATTTCGGCCTTCATGGCGACGAAGGTTTCGGTGCGCGAGTGCTGCGGCGCATCCGGCTCGTCGCGGTAGCTCGGCACCGGTTTGCCGTCCACATGGCCGGCGCGGTACTGGCCGCGCACGATGTTCTGCGCCAGCGTGGTCGGGGTGAAGCGTTTCAGCGAACGCAGCACCTGCAGCTTGGCGTCGCGCACGGCGTCCGGCGCGATCGAGGTGGGCGGTTCCATGGCGACGATACACAGCAGCTGCAGCAGGTGGTTCTGCAGCATGTCGCGCAGGGCGCCCGAAGTGTCGTAGTAGCCGATGCGGTTGCCCACGCCGAGTTTTTCGGCGATGGTGATCTGCACGTCGGAAATCCACTCGCGGCGCCACAGCGGCTCGAACAGGATATTGCCGAAGCGCAGGGCCAGCAGGTTCTGCACGGTTTCCTTGCCGAGGTAATGGTCGATCCGGTAGATCTGCGATTCGGAGAAGACTTCGCCCACTTCGGCGTTGATCTGCTTGGCCGACGCCAGGTCGCGGCCCAGCGGTTTTTCCAGCACCACGCGCGAGTTGGGCGTGGCCAGGCCATTCTCTTTCAGGTTGTCGCAGATCTGGGCGAACAGATGGGGCGGCGTGGCCAGGTAGTAGACGCGGGTGATGGCCGGATCGGCGCGCAGCGCTTCGACCAGCGGCGCGTAGGTGTTCGACTCGGTCGCGTTGAGCGAGACGTAGACG
This region includes:
- the zwf gene encoding glucose-6-phosphate dehydrogenase, whose amino-acid sequence is MALTDFDLVLFGGSGDLAMRKLLPAMFSRDVCGDLPPSARIICVGRQDCCQEDFLNTVSTTSKPHIKSPAVTAENWERFTKRIVYVSLNATESNTYAPLVEALRADPAITRVYYLATPPHLFAQICDNLKENGLATPNSRVVLEKPLGRDLASAKQINAEVGEVFSESQIYRIDHYLGKETVQNLLALRFGNILFEPLWRREWISDVQITIAEKLGVGNRIGYYDTSGALRDMLQNHLLQLLCIVAMEPPTSIAPDAVRDAKLQVLRSLKRFTPTTLAQNIVRGQYRAGHVDGKPVPSYRDEPDAPQHSRTETFVAMKAEIDTWRWAGVPFYLRTGKRMADSLAEIVVRFKQIPHSIFNQPTSSFQPNSLVIRLQPDEGLRMNLMAKTPGEGMRLKPAELELDFRETFKMPRMDAYERLLLDVLRGQLTLFMRGDELEAAWEWVEPILNNWEQDDSAPLPYASGTWGPAAASALIGRDGLQWREEALPED